The stretch of DNA GCTCACACCATCGGAACAGGCATCCTCCAAATCTTTATATTTTTGGGCAAGATGCTGTTTGTGGAGTTCATGGTCATCTGGGTGCGCTGGATGTGGCCCCGCTTCCGCTACGACCAACTCATGGATTTGGGCTGGCGGCGCTTTATCCCGCTGGCCTTGGCCAATATCGTGGTGACTGCAATCGTGCTGTGGGGAATCGCAAAATGAACGCGCACGCACGCTAAATCGTTCGATGATCGTCAAACGCAAAAAGCTCAACCTTTGGGAGCGGCTTTACCTGCCCGCCATTATTGGCGGCTTTAAAGTCACCATCCGCCACTTCTTCCGCAAGAAAGTCACGATGCAGTATCCGGAGGAAAAATGGGTCGTTCCGGAGGGCTACCGTGGCGCCCCGTATTTGGTTGAAAACCAGGACGGCCAAATCAAATGCGTTTCCTGCCAGTTATGTGAGTTTGTTTGCCCGCCCAAAGCCATCCGCATTGTGCCCCCCGGCCCTGCGGGTGCGCCCGAGGCCGGCAACGTCGAAAAGGCGCCCAAAGAGTTCGAGATTAACATGCTCCGGTGCATCTTCTGCGGTTTTTGCCAGGAGGTTTGCCCCGAAGAGGCAATCTTCCTCATGAAAGATTATTCCCTCACCGGCTTGAGCCGCGAGGAGATGCTTTACGATAAAGAAAAACTGCTGGCCCTCGGCGGGATGCACCAGGACAAAATCCGCAAATGGCAGCGAAAAGCCGCCGAGGCCAGGGCGCAAGGCGTTCCGCCCTGAGCGCGGCATCGGGATTGGCTCAGATAGGGATTGCAAGTCCGGGGGCGTATCGTTACATCGTTGCGCCGTTAATTATCGGATTGACAGGAAAACTACGTGGCAGAATTCTTATTTTACTTTTTTGCGTTCTTGACGCTGGTGTTTGGATTCCTGGTCGTGCTGAATCCCTTCAGCCGGAACCCGGTCACCAGCGCCATGTTCCTCGTGCTGACGCTTGGGGCCTTGGCAGGGCTGTTCGTCCTGCTGCACGCGTTCTTTCTGGCGGCGGTGCAGGTGCTGGTTTATGCCGGCGCGGTGATGGTTCTGTTCCTGTTTGTTATCATGTTGCTGGACCTCAAGGCTGAGGAGGGCCGAAAAATCAAAATCTTCAGCGTTACGACTGGCATAGTTGCCGTAGGGGCTATCTTATTCATTTTCCTGCGGACATTACTTCATTCATCGCTCGGAGCCACGAGTCCCAGCGCGCCGGAAGGCGGCACAATTCCTCTCGGCAGGCTCCTCTTCACGAATTACCTGCTGCCTTTTGAGATTGTTTCCGTCCTGCTCCTGGTGGCCATGGTGGGCGTTGTATTGCTCAGCAAAAAGGAGCTGAAATGAACCCCATCGGCATCGAACATTATCTTGTGGTGAGTGTGATCCTGTTTTGCCTGGGGTTGCTGGGCGTGATCGTCCGGCGCAACTTGCTGGTAATGTACATGGGCCTCGAATTGATGCTGAACGCCGCTAACCTGGCCCTGGTGGCCTTTTCGCGGTTCAATCACAACCTGGATGGCCAGGTCTTCGTGTTTTTCGTGATCACGGTGGCCGCCGCCGAGGTCTCGGTTGGTCTGGCGCTGATCGTGGCGCTCTATCGCCGGCGCCAAAGCGCTCATGCCGAGGACCTCACAACTCTGAAGCTATAGCGTCACATGAACGCCCTGCCCTGGATCATTTTGTTCCTCCCGTTGTTTGCGGCGGCGTTGATCACCCTCTTCGCGCATTCGGACCGCAAGCTCAGCGCTGGTCTTTCCATCGGAGCGGTGGTGGCTGGGTTTCTTCTGAGCGCAGTGTTCGTCGGCGCCACTCATTGGGGACCTGCTCGTGAGACAGCGGTTCAATGGCTGGCGATAGGTGATTTTCAGGTCGAGTTCGGTCTGCGCTTTGACGCTTTGAGCCTGCTGATGATGCTGGTCGTAACCGGCGTGGCAGGGCTCATCCACATTTATTCCTGGGGCTATATGCGCGAAGACCCTGGGTTTTCGCGCTATTTCGCCTGCTTGAGCCTGTTTACCTTTTCCATGCTCGGCATCGTGCTGGCCAACAATTTCATCGAGCTATTCATTTTTTGGGAATTGGTCGGCGTTTCCAGTTACCTTCTCATTGGTTTTTGGTTCGAACGCCCGTCGGCTGCGGATGCCGGCAAGAAGGCCTTCCTGACCAACCGGCTTGGGGATTTTGGTTTCATTCTAGGCATCTTGACGGTCTGGGCCGTCTTGGGTTCGCTGAACTTCAGCGCGCTGCAAGAGAGAATCCAAGCCGACCCCCAAGCGCTGGGCACGTTGGCCACCGTTGCGGCGCTCCTGATTGCCTGCGGGGCGGCTGGCAAAAGCGCCCAGTTCCCGCTGCATGTGTGGCTGCCAGACGCCATGGAAGGTCCCACGCCAGTCAGCGCGCTGATTCATGCCGCGACGATGGTGGCGGCAGGCGTTTACATGCTGTGCCGCGTCCTGTTCCTGCTCAATGCCCCCGCTTTAACCGTAATCTCCTGGGTGGGCGGGTTTACCTCGTTGCTCTCGGCGGTCATCGCCGTGCAGCAGAACGATATTAAACGCATTCTGGCCTACTCAACCCTTTCACAATTGGGTTTCATGGTGCTGGGGGTGGGCTTGCACGGACCTGCCCAGGCCATGTTCCACCTGACAACCCATGCCTTTTTCAAAGCGCTGCTATTCCTGGCAGCCGGTTCGGTGATTATCGCGTTGCATCACGAACAGGACATTTGGAAAATGGGCGGGCTGCGCAAAAGAATGCCGGTCACGTTCTGGACTTTCCTGTTCGGCGCGATGGCCATATCAGCGTTTCCGCCGTTCAGCGGGTTTTATAGCAAAGACGCCATCCTCGCCCGCGCGGCGGCAGACCACGCCTATGGCCGCTTCGCCCTCGGCTGGGTGGTTGCGATTCTCACCACATTTTACATGTTTCGACTGATTTTCGTCGTCTTCGGCGCTTCGGCCAGGACCGAAGCCGCCGGCCACGCCAGGGAAACTCCGCCTGTGATGCTTTTCCCGTTGCGCATTCTGGCAGTGCTCAGCCTTATTGCCGGATTCATTGGGGTCGAGAATATCCTGAACCGCCAGTTTGAACCGGGTGCCGCCGAGCATCCGATGTCAGCGCCCATGCAAGTCATCGCGCCATTCGTCCAGGCGCCCGCCGCCGCTTCGCTCGGCTTGCTCGCGGTGGCGCTCGGTTTTTTTGCGGCTTACGCGCTGTATGCGGGCGCGCAGACCGACCCACTCCCAGCCAGGCTCGGGGCGCTCTCGGTTTGGATGCGCAACCGTTTTTATATCGATGAGTTTTACGAGGCAACATTCATCCGGTTGCACGACGGGTTGGCGGCAATCGCCGCCTGGATCGATCGCTGGCTGATTGCCGGTCTTGCGGTGCGCGGCACCCATGGAACCATCGAACTGATTGGCCGGGCCTTGCGCCAGGTACAGACCGGCAACCTCCAGACCTATGCCTTTCTCTTTGCGCTGGGCGTGGCGTTTCTCCTGTACTTCGTTCTGAAATAATGTCCACACTCACCTATATCCTCGGCTGGCCACTGTTTGGGGCGCTGGTGCTGGCGTTTGTGCCGCGCAATTTGCGCGTGGTAATGCGCTCGGTGGCCCTGCTGGCGACGCTGGTCTCGGCGGCCCTTGCCATAAAGATGTTCGTGATGTTCAACGGCGCCCCGGCCGGCCTTTACGGTTTCAAGTTTGAATCTCAGGCGCCCTGGATCGAGAGCCTTGGCATCAGCTATCACGTCGGCGTGGACGGCATCAACGCGGGCCTGGTTCTCATGGCCGCGCTGGTTGCCTTTGCGGCGGCCTGTGTTTCCTGGGAAATCAAAGAGCGTGAGAAGGAATTTTATATCCTGCTGCTGCTCATGGCCGGGGGCATCCTCGGCGCCTTCGCTTCGCTCGACCTGTTCCTGTTTTATTTCTTCCACGAACTGGCGCTGGTGCCGACCTTTATCATGATCGGCGTCTGGGGGCGCGGCGAGCAGAAGAACTATGCCACCTTCCAAATCACGCTTTATCTCAGCCTCGGCGCCCTCATCGCCCTGGTTGGACTGATTGCCCTCTACGTGCAAGCCGGCGCCGGCACGTTTGATATCCCCGTGCTGACCCGCATTTTGCACCAGGCCCCGCTCTCGCGCGCAGAACAAGGTTTCATCTTTCCGCTCCTGCTGTTCGGCTTCGGCATTCTCGTTTCACTCTGGCCGTTTCACACCTGGGCGCCGCCTGCTTACGGCTCGGCCCCCACCCCCACGGCCATGCTTCATGCCGGTGTGCTCAAAAAATTCGGCTTGTATGGCATCATCCGAATTGCCCTGCCGATGCTGCCCGATGCGGCCAGGAGCTGGATGGGCGTTGTAGCCTGGCTTTGCCTGGGCAACCTGGTTTATTGCGGCTGGGTCGCCATGCGCCAAAAAGATTTCAACTGGCTGATTGGCTATTCGAGCGTGGCGCACATGGGCTTTGTATTTCTTGGCATTGCCACCCTCAACCTCATTGGCATCACGGGCGCAGTGCTGGTCATGATCGCCCATGGTTTTCTGGCAGCGCTGGCCTTTGGGTTGAATGGCTTTATCTACCAGCAGACCGGCACGCTTCAAATGGACCAACTCGGTGGCCTGCTTCGTCGCCTTCCATTCATCGGCGGCGCATTGATCATGGCCGCGTTCGCCGGCTGCGGCTTGCCCGGTTTTGCCAACTTCGCCGGCGAGGTCACCGTGTTCTTTGGCGCCTGGCGGACGTTGCACGTCGTAACGATTTGCGCCATCTGGGGCGCATCGATCATCGGCGCGGTCTATTTGCTGCGCGCTGTTCGCGCGCTCCTGCAAGGGCCGTTGCCCGAGCGCTGGGCCGCAATAACCGATGCCCCCCACCTCTGGCGCAAAACGCCCTTTGCACTTCTGCTGGCCGGGTTATTGGTCTTCGGCTTTTTCCCGCGCCTTCTAACCGACAAAATCCAGAAGAGCGTCGAACCCATTGTGGCCCAGTTCTCCACGTCGTCAGGTGCCTATGGCATGATGCTAAACTCCAATCCGCCTGTTGTCGCCAGCGACAAAGATGCCGGCCTCCAATCCGTCACAATTCGACGGGCGCGCGCACGATGAATCTGGCCCTTCTGAGTCATGAATGGCTGGTGCTGGCTCTGGCCATTGGCTTGCTGCTGGTCGATTTGTGGGCGCCGCCTCGGGCGCGGCGCAATCTGGGTTACGTGGCTGCCGCTGGGATTCTCGCTATCTTTCTCTACAGCGTTTTTTTCGTGCGGATTGCTGCTCAGCCGGACGCCGTTCCAAGCGCTTTCAATAATATGTACCTCCTGGACGGCCTGGCGCTGTTTTTCAAACGCTTCTTTCTTCTCGCCGCGCTGCTCGTCCTGCTGATGTCGGTCGAGTTCGCCGAGCGCATCCAGGCAGGCATTGCCGAATTCTACGCCGTCATCCTGCTGGCGCTCATGGGAATGCTCTTTGCCTGTTCGGTGAACAATTTCGCGCTGCTATTCGTCTCGCTCGAACTGATTACGGTCTCCTTTTACGTCCTCACCAGCTTCGAGCGCGCCCGAACCACCTCGCTAGAGGCAGGGGTCAAATACCTCATTATCGGCGCGCTTTCCACCGGGTTTACTGTGTTTGGCATCGCCCTGGTTTATGGAATCTCGGGCAAACTCGATTTCGGCGACCTGGCGGCTGTGACGTCGCAGCATAGTGATAACCACATCTTTCTGTTTGGGCTCTTGCTCGTGATGGTCGGACTGGGCTTTAAAATCGCCGCCTTCCCATTTCAAATCTGGGCGCCTGATGTCTATCAAGGCGCTCCGACACCGGCGACTGCGTTCCTGGCGGTAGGCTCAAAGGCAGCCGGGTTCGTGTTGCTCTTGCGGGTGTTGTTCCTGGCAGTTCCGGCCATCACGGTGCAATGGTCGAAACTCCTCATTGTGACCTCCGCTATCACGATTCTGTATGGCAACCTCTGCGCTATTCCGCAAAGGAACGTCAAACGCTTGCTCGGTTATTCCAGCATCGCCCACGCGGGTTACATGCTCCTTGGCCTGGCGGCCATGGCTGCGGGCATTTCCAATACAGGCGAGGGCATCGGCGCAGGCGGCTCTGCAATCCTCTATTATTTGAGCGGCTACCTCTTCACGGTGCTGGGGGCCTTCACAGTCATTTGCCTGGTCATGCGTCAGGCCGATGGGGAAGATGTCTCCACCCTGGCGGGGCTCGGCCAGCGTTCGCCTTTATTGGCGGCCACGATGACCCTGTCAATGGTTTCCCTGGCCGGCATCCCGCCAATGGCCGGTTTTTTCGGCAAATTCCTGCTCATTAAGGCGGCCCTGGGTCAAGCCCAAGGCCCGGTGCAAAACGCGTTCTACGTTCTCGTCGCCATCGCCATCGCCGGGGTCGTGATGTCTCTCTACTACTATTTCGGCATCGTCCGCGCTATCTACTGGTCGCGCCAGGTGCCCGACTCGTCGCCTATCCCGATGTCCAGACCGATTCGCCTCTCGCTCTGCGTCTGTATCGCCGGGATGCTTTTTCTGGGCATCTATCCCAACCCGGTACTCAACCTCGCCTCACAGGCGATTAAAGCCTTGCACTAAGGGGGCCAGAACGGAGCGCAAATGCCTGATGGAGTGCGCCGGCAAAGCGCAGCGACGACGGCGCTTTTGCATGCTGCTGTGCCGAGCGCCCATCCAAAGCGGTGGCATCTCGCTTCGCTTGCCGCCGCACTCCACATGCTGCGCTTACCAGCTTACGGGCACGCTGAGCTTTTTGCCGAAGCGGTTGTGGTAATGGAGTTGGTGATTGTGAATGCCAAACTCGTGAACCAGCCGGGTCAGCTTCACGTCGTAACAGCAATACTCGGCGATTTCCAGAAGCCGGCCTTGTCTGAACCAATCGATGGCCTGCATTCCTTCAGCGGTTTTCTCGACCCCGAACGTCGCGCCGGCGATGGCGTCGAGTGAGAGCCGATGCTGGAGCCGGTTCTGCAAATCCAGCAGCAGGTCGAGCGTGGGCAGTTGGCGCAGGTCCAGCGCGGTATAACCGTGAAGGACCTCGTAATCGAACCGCAGATTGTTGAAGCCCACAATCAAGTCCGCCCGCTGCAATTCCCGCACCAGGTCATCGACCTGCCGTTCGTCATAAATCCGGTAACCCCCGCGCGCGGTGCTGTAGGTCACCCCGATACTCAATCCCATCCGGCTGATTTTGTCCCAACCGCCGACCTCCTCGGCCGACCGCTGGGTTTCCAGATCAAAATAGACAATATTCTTCATCCTGCGTCGAGTTCGTGACGCGTGATTTTAAGCAGCGGCTCACCCAAGGCAAAAGGAAATTGAAACTCGTTTGAAGATCGCGTTAAAACCGCAGATGAACGCGGATGAACGCAGATAGAAAGTTAAATTCCAATAATCCCAGCGCATCCTGCGGCGCGCCGTAATCCACCCGCGCTCGGTCGGGATCGGCGACGCGATTTGAGCTTGTCACCCGATTCGGGGTTTTGCTCCAATCGGATGGATTGAGCAGTCAGCAAGCCGAGCGGAGTAACGCCATGCGATGGACCGCACGTCGAGAGACATTCCCAAACCGAGAGGGAATGCATCTTCGCCGCCTGTTGACGGGTTGGCGAGAGTTGGCAGGGATGATGTGCCTGGCTTTGCTGCTGACGCTTTTGCCGGCGCTTGGCGCGCGCGGCGCACCTGCCGGCGCTGGCGTCGCGCAAGAGCCGGCGCCTGGCGTGAAATGCTGGCCATTAACCGTGCCTGCTGGCGGCAAACCGGGTTTCACACTGATGCCGGGCGCCAGCACCGGCATCCTGTTCACAAATGAGCTATCGTCTGCAGACGAAAACGCCAACCAGAATCTCTTGAATGGTTCCGGTCTGGCTTTGGGCGATTACGATGGCGATGGCTGGTGCGACATCTTCCTGTGCAACCTCGACGGCAGCAGCCGGCTCTATCGCAACCTGGGCGGCTGGAAATTTGAGGACGTGACCGAAGCAGCCGGCTTGGCCAATACCAACCTCCTGGCGCGCGGCGCGGTTTTTTCCGATGTGAACGGGGACGGATACCTGGACCTGTTGGTAACGTATTCCGGGAAAGGCACCCGTCTGTTTCTCAATGACGGGGCCGGCCATTTCCATGACGCGCGCGCCACTGAACTGGCGGACAATACCGGGAGCATGTCCATGGCCTTGGGCGACGTCAACGGCGACGGCTACCTCGATTTGTATGTGGCTAATTACGGTGAGAACACGATGCGCAGCGGCCTTAAGATCACCACCCGGATGGTGGACGGAAAGGAGCAGGTCATCGGACGCTACCGCAACCGGCTCAAGATTATCAATGGCAAGCTCGTCGAGTACGGCGAGCCGGGTGCATTTTATTTGAATGATGGTCATGGGCGCTTCCAGAAGAAGTCGTGGACCGACGGCACGTTCAAAGATGAAACCGGCGCGCCCCTCCAGCAAGCGCCTCGGGACCTAAGCTTCACGGCTGTCATCCGCGACATTAACCAGGACGGCAGGCCGGATATTTATGTTTGCAACGATTTCCAGGACCCGGACCGCCTATGGCTCGGCGACGGCCACGGTGGTTTCCGAGCCATTGCCCGCGAGGCGCTGCGCAGCATCCCTAATTTCTCGATGGCGGTCGATTTCGCCGATATCAATGGCGACGGCCTGGATGACTTCTTCGTGACGGACATGCTCAGCCGCTATCACTCCCTGCGCATGCGCGAGCTGCAACCCATGAGCCCCCCGCCCGCCTATACTCGCGAAGCGGCCTGGGACCGGCCCCAGGTGCGGCGCAATTTCCTTTTTGTAAATCGCGGCGACGGTTCCTATGCCGACATTGCCAATTATGCCGGCGTAGCGGCCTCCGACTGGTCCTGGTGCACCGCTTTTCTTGATGTCGATCTCGATGGCTATCCGGATATTCTGGTCGGCAACGGGCATTACTATGACACCCAGGACCTGGATGCTATCGAGCGCTCCAAGGCCTTAACCTCGGCTCAGCGCAACGACGGACGAACCCTGCTCTCGCTTTTTCCCCACCTTTTCATCCCGAATGTCGCCTTCCATAACCGGGGTGATTTCACGTTCGAGGAGCGCGGCCAGGCCTGGGGTTTTGATTCTACACAGGTTTCTCAGAGCATCGGTTTGGCGGATTTGGATAATGATGGAGACCTGGATGTGGTGGTGAACTGTTTGCGCGGCCAGGCCCTGGTTTATCGGAATAATTGCTCGGCCCCGCGAATCGCGGTGCGCCTGAAAGGCCGTGCGCCAAACACCCGCGGAATTGGAGCGCGCATCAAGCTGCTTGGCGGCGCGGTGCCGGTCCAGTCGCAGGAGATGACTTGCGGGAGCCGGTTCCTTGCAGGGGATGCCCCGTTACGGACGTTTGCCGCCGGCAACGGCAATGGGTCCATGACACTCGAAATCACCTGGCGCAGCGGCAAGCAAAGCGTTGTCCGGGGAATCAAGGCCAACTATCTCTATGAAATCGATGAGACGACCGTCCCTGCCGCGCCCGCGCCCGCAACAGTTCAACAAATCATTAGCCTTTTTGAAGATGTAAGCCCCGCGCTTGGACACCGACATACCGACCCGCCTTTTGACGATTTCAGCCGTCAATTGCTACTGCCCCGGCGCTTAAGCCAGCTCGGACCGGGCGTCGCCTGGGTCGATCTCGATGGCGATGGCCGGGATGATTTGGTCATCGGCGGCGGGCGCGGCACACCATTAGGAATCTACCTGAATGAAGGTCAAGGCCGCTGGAGGCGAGTTGAGAACGGATTGCCCAGCGGCCTTGCGGATGACTCCGCCGGGATAGTGGGCGGTGTTCTCAAATCCGGCCAAACCACCTTGTTGGTCGGGCTTGCTAATTACGAGCGCGAGCAAACCAATGGCCCCTCCGTGCTGCGCTTTAACTTTGCCGGACGCGCCGTGACGAACGAGACTTGCCTCGCGGGTCTTGGCGCCAGCACTGGGCCGCTTGCTTTAGCTGATGCTTTTGGCAACGGTTCCCTGGCGTTGTTTGTTGGGGGGAGGTTGGAGCCGGGGCGCTACCCCGAGCCTGCCGACTCGCATCTGTTTATCAACAAAGACGGTCAGTGGAAGCCGGATAGCCCCACCGACGCGCTTCTCGCCAAAGCCGGATTGGTGACCGGCGCCGTATTCAGTGACTTGGAGGGTGACGGCTTTCCGGACCTGGTTTTGTCGTGTGAGTGGGGACCGATTCGCGTATTCCGTAATGATCGCGGCCAGTTCCGGCCTTGGGACATTCCACTAATTCAAGCTCCGTCGAGCGCCAAGGGAATATCCGGGTTTGCTTCAAGGGCATCGAAGCTCAGCGACCTCCCGGGATTGTGGACTTGCGTGGCCAGCGGCGACTTCGACGGTGATGGCCGGATGGACCTGGTCATTGGGAATTGGGGTCTTAACAGTTCCTATCAACAGGTCGCCCCTGGTCCCTGGTACCTTTATTATGGCGATTTCAACCAGGATGGCGTGGTGCATTTGATCGAGGCCAACCACGATGCGGCCTTGAACCAGGTGGTCCCGTGGCGGGACATGCTTTTTATGGAAAAGGACCTGCCCTGGTTGCGCGCTCGCTTCCCCACACACGCCGCGTACTCACAGGCTTCCTTAAATGACATCCTGGGCGACCTTATGCCCCGGGCGCGCGTTCTCAAAGCCGAGTTTCTGGGGTCCATCCTGCTGTTGAATCGAGGCGATAAATTCGAAGTCAAACTGCTGCCTGCTGAAGTTCAATGGTCGCCTGCAATGGGTTTAGCCGTTGGAGACCTCGATGGCGACGGGCATGAAGACTTATTTGTAAGCCAGAATTACTTCGCCGTGCGGCCAGAGGATGCCCGCTTGGACGCCGGGCGAGGACTGTTGTTGCGCGGGGATGGGCGGGGCGGATTTTCACCCGTCGCCGGCCAGGATAGCGGGATTCGGGTATATGGTGAACAGCGCGGATGCGCTGTGGCCGATTACGACGGGGATGGGCGCCTGGACCTGGTGGTGACCCAGAACGGCGGGGAGACAAAGCTCTACCATAATCGAGGCGCCAGGCCAGGGTTGCGTGTGCGCCTCGATGGTCGGGAGGGCAACAGGGCAGGCATTGGGGCAGTGATGCGGCTGCAGTTCAACTCGAGGATGGGCCCAGCCCGCGAGGTGCATGCCGGCAGTGGATTCTGGTCACAGGATAGCGTGACACAAGTGATGGCAACACCGGAGACGCCCAGCCAAATCTGGATTCGCTGGCCTGGCGGCAGAACAACAACAAGCCCAATACCGGCGGGGGCAACAGAGATTCGGGTGGATGATAAAGGGACTCTGAGAACTAATCGCTAGTATCGAGCATTACTGGTTGGAGAAAGGTTCCAAGGGCGGCTGAGTCCTCGCCTGAGCGCGCGCCTGTTTTGCTTTCGCCAGTAATCTCGAGGCGGGTTCAAAATCCGGTTTCAGGCGCAGCGTGGCCTCAAACTCGCTGACAGCGCCATCCAAGTCTTGCTGGCTCAGGCGGGCCGCGCCTAGATTGTAGTGGGCTTCCACGTAATCGGGCTTGAGGCGGATCGCGTCGGCAAAAGCGGCTATGGCCTCATCCGTTTTGTGCTGCCGCGCCAAAGCGTGCCCAAGATTATTGTAAGCCATGGGGTCCTCGGGATCGATTTGGAGCGCCGCCCGGAAATGTGTGATTGCATCGTCCAGTTTCCCATCTGCCAGGAGCAGATTCCCCAGGTTATTGTGCGCTTCGGCGTAATCGGGATAAATCTTCAGCGCCTCGGCGTATTCCCGCTCTGCTGCTGCGCGCTCGCCTTTCCTGGCCAGGGCCAAACCCAGGTCGTAATGGGCATCTTCATCGTTGGGGTTGAGCTTCACGGCTTGTTGAAGCTTAACCACGGCTGCATCGGCGTCTCCCTGCTTCAAAAGCGTTGTTCCCTCGTTGATCAGTTGGTCAGCAGCCTCTTTAGGCAACGGCTTCGGGCGGGGGCCGGGCGCCGCGCGCGGCTGAACGGCATTTTGGGTCATTGTGCCGGGGTGCAATGCGGGACCATTGGGCGCCGTTGTAAAGTGAGTCCCTTCCGCCGGCCCTCCCCTGTGGCGCAACGCAACCAATGCTAACACCAAAACCCCCTCCGTAACCAGAAGCCACCACAATCCGCTGGGACAGAATCCAGGTTGCTTTGTTTGCAATCTGCTCTTGAGCTGCGCGGATTTGAGC from Verrucomicrobiia bacterium encodes:
- a CDS encoding NADH-quinone oxidoreductase subunit I is translated as MIVKRKKLNLWERLYLPAIIGGFKVTIRHFFRKKVTMQYPEEKWVVPEGYRGAPYLVENQDGQIKCVSCQLCEFVCPPKAIRIVPPGPAGAPEAGNVEKAPKEFEINMLRCIFCGFCQEVCPEEAIFLMKDYSLTGLSREEMLYDKEKLLALGGMHQDKIRKWQRKAAEARAQGVPP
- a CDS encoding NADH-quinone oxidoreductase subunit J, producing the protein MAEFLFYFFAFLTLVFGFLVVLNPFSRNPVTSAMFLVLTLGALAGLFVLLHAFFLAAVQVLVYAGAVMVLFLFVIMLLDLKAEEGRKIKIFSVTTGIVAVGAILFIFLRTLLHSSLGATSPSAPEGGTIPLGRLLFTNYLLPFEIVSVLLLVAMVGVVLLSKKELK
- the nuoK gene encoding NADH-quinone oxidoreductase subunit NuoK, yielding MNPIGIEHYLVVSVILFCLGLLGVIVRRNLLVMYMGLELMLNAANLALVAFSRFNHNLDGQVFVFFVITVAAAEVSVGLALIVALYRRRQSAHAEDLTTLKL
- the nuoL gene encoding NADH-quinone oxidoreductase subunit L; this translates as MNALPWIILFLPLFAAALITLFAHSDRKLSAGLSIGAVVAGFLLSAVFVGATHWGPARETAVQWLAIGDFQVEFGLRFDALSLLMMLVVTGVAGLIHIYSWGYMREDPGFSRYFACLSLFTFSMLGIVLANNFIELFIFWELVGVSSYLLIGFWFERPSAADAGKKAFLTNRLGDFGFILGILTVWAVLGSLNFSALQERIQADPQALGTLATVAALLIACGAAGKSAQFPLHVWLPDAMEGPTPVSALIHAATMVAAGVYMLCRVLFLLNAPALTVISWVGGFTSLLSAVIAVQQNDIKRILAYSTLSQLGFMVLGVGLHGPAQAMFHLTTHAFFKALLFLAAGSVIIALHHEQDIWKMGGLRKRMPVTFWTFLFGAMAISAFPPFSGFYSKDAILARAAADHAYGRFALGWVVAILTTFYMFRLIFVVFGASARTEAAGHARETPPVMLFPLRILAVLSLIAGFIGVENILNRQFEPGAAEHPMSAPMQVIAPFVQAPAAASLGLLAVALGFFAAYALYAGAQTDPLPARLGALSVWMRNRFYIDEFYEATFIRLHDGLAAIAAWIDRWLIAGLAVRGTHGTIELIGRALRQVQTGNLQTYAFLFALGVAFLLYFVLK
- a CDS encoding NADH-quinone oxidoreductase subunit M, which gives rise to MSTLTYILGWPLFGALVLAFVPRNLRVVMRSVALLATLVSAALAIKMFVMFNGAPAGLYGFKFESQAPWIESLGISYHVGVDGINAGLVLMAALVAFAAACVSWEIKEREKEFYILLLLMAGGILGAFASLDLFLFYFFHELALVPTFIMIGVWGRGEQKNYATFQITLYLSLGALIALVGLIALYVQAGAGTFDIPVLTRILHQAPLSRAEQGFIFPLLLFGFGILVSLWPFHTWAPPAYGSAPTPTAMLHAGVLKKFGLYGIIRIALPMLPDAARSWMGVVAWLCLGNLVYCGWVAMRQKDFNWLIGYSSVAHMGFVFLGIATLNLIGITGAVLVMIAHGFLAALAFGLNGFIYQQTGTLQMDQLGGLLRRLPFIGGALIMAAFAGCGLPGFANFAGEVTVFFGAWRTLHVVTICAIWGASIIGAVYLLRAVRALLQGPLPERWAAITDAPHLWRKTPFALLLAGLLVFGFFPRLLTDKIQKSVEPIVAQFSTSSGAYGMMLNSNPPVVASDKDAGLQSVTIRRARAR
- a CDS encoding NADH-quinone oxidoreductase subunit N; its protein translation is MNLALLSHEWLVLALAIGLLLVDLWAPPRARRNLGYVAAAGILAIFLYSVFFVRIAAQPDAVPSAFNNMYLLDGLALFFKRFFLLAALLVLLMSVEFAERIQAGIAEFYAVILLALMGMLFACSVNNFALLFVSLELITVSFYVLTSFERARTTSLEAGVKYLIIGALSTGFTVFGIALVYGISGKLDFGDLAAVTSQHSDNHIFLFGLLLVMVGLGFKIAAFPFQIWAPDVYQGAPTPATAFLAVGSKAAGFVLLLRVLFLAVPAITVQWSKLLIVTSAITILYGNLCAIPQRNVKRLLGYSSIAHAGYMLLGLAAMAAGISNTGEGIGAGGSAILYYLSGYLFTVLGAFTVICLVMRQADGEDVSTLAGLGQRSPLLAATMTLSMVSLAGIPPMAGFFGKFLLIKAALGQAQGPVQNAFYVLVAIAIAGVVMSLYYYFGIVRAIYWSRQVPDSSPIPMSRPIRLSLCVCIAGMLFLGIYPNPVLNLASQAIKALH
- a CDS encoding ribonuclease H-like domain-containing protein, whose translation is MKNIVYFDLETQRSAEEVGGWDKISRMGLSIGVTYSTARGGYRIYDERQVDDLVRELQRADLIVGFNNLRFDYEVLHGYTALDLRQLPTLDLLLDLQNRLQHRLSLDAIAGATFGVEKTAEGMQAIDWFRQGRLLEIAEYCCYDVKLTRLVHEFGIHNHQLHYHNRFGKKLSVPVSW